In Zingiber officinale cultivar Zhangliang chromosome 6A, Zo_v1.1, whole genome shotgun sequence, a single genomic region encodes these proteins:
- the LOC121996805 gene encoding tetraspanin-19-like, with product MGRILRSCLQSILKMVNSVGGLVGVAFILYGLWMMRIWYREFHSDPTLPWFIYTSLGLGVSLCLITCFGHIATETSNGHCITFYMVLISLLVMLEAAITADIILNKDWEEDFPDDTTGRFNEFKNFIRSNLELCQWVGLTIVTAQGMSIFLAMILKALSPNSGSSYDSDDDSMNARLPLLRNQVQQGATYVCDPHVPYKSDSWNLR from the exons ATGGGGAGGATCCTTCGTAGCTGCCTGCAATCTATTCTGAAGATGGTCAACTCGGTGGGCGGACTTGTCGGGGTGGCGTTCATCCTCTATGGCCTCTGGATGATGAGGATCTGGTACCGCGAATTCCATTCCGATCCAACGCTGCCATG GTTCATTTACACCTCCCTTGGGCTAGGAGTTTCTTTGTGTTTAATAACATGCTTTGGTCATATTGCTACAGAAACATCTAATGGCCACTGCATTACTTTT TACATGGTTTTAATCTCATTGCTTGTTATGTTGGAGGCTGCAATAACTGCAGATATAATTCTGAACAAAGATTGGGAGGAG GATTTTCCAGATGACACAACTGGGAGATTTAATGAGTTTAAGAATTTTATTAGGTCAAACTTGGAGTTGTGCCAATGGGTTGGTTTAACTATAGTGACTGCTCAG GGAATGTCCATCTTCTTGGCCATGATTCTCAAGGCTCTCAGTCCAAACAGTGGAAGCTCCTATGACAGTGATGATGATTCTATGAATGCAAGGCTTCCCCTCTTAAGGAACCAGGTTCAGCAAGGAGCAACATATGTTTGTGACCCTCATGTTCCATATAAGAGTGACTCTTGGAAT CTTCGGTAA
- the LOC121996806 gene encoding pentatricopeptide repeat-containing protein At4g21705, mitochondrial-like encodes MDSSFFSAARLLKRALESRLLRWDSALANGRHYCTRKPRRATLQSMIWPLGDPNTNLSPVLDRWVDKRKPIRHVELQNIIRELRVRRRYRQALEVSDWMKSKKNIQFMSGDNAVHLDLIGQVHGLSSAETYFNNMCEKDKNEKTYGALLNCYVREHLIEKSLSHMEKMKELGLVSSPLAYNNIMSLYTTTGQHEKVPSVLEDMKAKNVLPDNFSYRICINSYGARSDIEGMEMILEEMEHQPQIVVDWNTYAVVANIYIKADITDKALSALKKAEKKLIQRDAVGYNHLISLYGLLGDKSEMKRLWELQKVNCKKVVNKDYTTMLGGLVKLGELEDAEVLMKEWESSGNAFDWRVPNALLVGYRKMGMIEKAEFMLDGFLKKCRTPAASSWGIVAAGYAEKNMFDKAHELMKNALCVYVSSSGWEPNATTISGILNYLGDEGEVKEVETFISLLKLAMPVDREMYHTLVKAYARAEKDASEVLQRMKDDGIEADEETEKISSSRQKNLVSP; translated from the exons ATGGATTCCTCATTCTTCTCCGCCGCTCGTCTTCTCAAAAGAGCCCTCGAAAGTCGTCTCCTCCGCTGGGATTCGGCGCTGGCGAACGGCAGGCATTACTGCACCAGAAAACCCCGTCGTGCGACGCTGCAGTCCATGATATGGCCGCTGGGCGACCCCAACACTAACCTCTCGCCGGTGCTCGACCGTTGGGTCGACAAGAGAAAACCCATACGACACGTAGAGCTCCAGAATATAATCAGAGAGCTCCGTGTGCGCCGAAGGTACCGGCAAGCGCTGGAG GTTTCTGATTGGATGAAAAGCAAAAAGAACATACAATTCATGTCCGGTGACAATGCCGTCCATTTGGATCTAATTGGTCAAGTCCATGGACTGTCTTCCGCTGAAACCTACTTCAATAACATGTGTGAGAAAGACAAGAACGAGAAAACCTATGGTGCACTGCTGAATTGCTATGTGAGAGAACACCTGATAGAGAAATCCTTGTCCCATATGGAGAAGATGAAGGAGCTAGGATTAGTATCCTCTCCTCTGGCTTATAACAATATCATGAGCTTATACACAACTACTGGCCAGCACGAAAAGGTTCCCTCAGTCCTAGAAGATATGAAAGCTAAGAATGTCCTTCCTGATAACTTCAGCTACAGGATTTGCATCAACTCATACGGTGCACGGTCTGATATTGAAGGCATGGAGATGATCTTAGAGGAGATGGAGCACCAGCCACAGATTGTTGTTGATTGGAACACTTATGCGGTAGTCGCTAACATCTACATAAAGGCTGACATCACTGACAAAGCTTTATCTGCTCTGAAGAAAGCAGAAAAGAAGCTCATTCAAAGGGATGCAGTTGGATACAATCATCTAATTTCGCTCTATGGGCTTCTTGGAGACAAATCTGAGATGAAAAGGTTATGGGAGCTTCAGAAAGTGAATTGTAAGAAGGTTGTAAACAAGGATTACACCACTATGCTCGGAGGACTGGTCAAGCTCGGGGAGCTGGAAGATGCTGAAGTTTTGATGAAAGAGTGGGAATCTAGTGGCAATGCATTTGATTGGCGTGTTCCAAATGCTCTTCTAGTAGGATACAGGAAAATGGGTATGATAGAGAAGGCAGAGTTTATGCTCGATGGTTTCCTGAAGAAATGTAGGACTCCCGCAGCCAGTAGCTGGGGGATTGTTGCTGCTGGTTATGCAGAAAAGAACATGTTTGACAAGGCACATGAACTGATGAAAAATGCCCTTTGCGTTTATGTTTCAAGTTCCGGCTGGGAGCCAAATGCAACTACTATTAGTGGTATATTAAATTACCTTGGTGATGAAGGCGAGGTCAAGGAAGTAGAGACTTTCATTAGTTTACTAAAATTGGCAATGCCAGTGGACAGGGAAATGTATCATACATTGGTTAAAGCTTATGCTAGAGCAGAGAAAGATGCTAGTGAAGTTCTACAGAGAATGAAGGATGATGGCATTGAAGCTGATGAAGAGACAGAGAAGATTTCGAGTAGTAGACAGAAAAATCTTGTCTCTCCATAA
- the LOC121996809 gene encoding elicitor-responsive protein 3-like has protein sequence MVRGTLEVLLVGAKGLEGTDFLSNMDPYAILTYRSQEQRSSVASGKGSTPEWNESFVFTISDGVAELTIKLKDSDMCTADDSVGDATIPLEAVFQEGRLPPTVYNVVKDQKYCGEIKIALSFTPEENTDRDFDKESYGGWKQSS, from the exons ATGGTTCGCGGGACGCTCGAAGTCCTCCTCGTCGGAGCCAAAGGCCTCGAGGGCACCGATTTCCTCA GCAACATGGATCCCTATGCAATCCTCACATACCGGTCACAGGAACAGAGGAGCAGCGTCGCATCTG GGAAAGGCAGTACTCCTGAATGGAACGAGAGCTTTGTGTTCACCATCTCCGACGGTGTCGCAGAACTCACCATCAAGCTCAAGGACAGCGATATGTGCACGGCCGATGATTCCGTTGGGGATGCAAC CATTCCTTTAGAAGCAGTCTTTCAAGAAGGAAGACTCCCTCCTACTGTCTACAATGTTGTCAAGGATCAAAAATATTGTGGAGAGATTAAAATTGCTCTATCCTTCACTCCAGAA GAAAATACTGATCGGGATTTCGACAAGGAGAGCTATGGTGGATGGAAACAATCCTCCTGA
- the LOC121996808 gene encoding tetraspanin-19-like, whose protein sequence is MGRILRSCLQSILKMVNSVGGLVGVAFILYGLWMMRVWYREFHSDPTLPWFIYTSLGLGVSLCLITCFGHIATETSNGHCITFYMVLISLLVMLEAAITADIILNKDWEEDFPDDTTGRFNEFKNFIRSNFELCHWVGLTIVTAQGMSIFLAMILKALSPNSGSSYDSDDDSMNARLPLLRNQVQQGATYVCDPHVPYKSDSWNLR, encoded by the exons ATGGGGAGGATCCTTCGTAGCTGCCTGCAATCGATTCTGAAGATGGTCAACTCGGTGGGCGGACTTGTCGGGGTGGCGTTCATCCTCTATGGCCTCTGGATGATGAGGGTCTGGTACCGCGAATTCCATTCCGATCCAACGCTGCCATG GTTCATTTACACCTCCCTTGGGCTAGGAGTTTCTTTGTGTTTAATAACATGCTTTGGTCATATTGCTACAGAAACGTCTAATGGCCACTGCATTACTTTT TACATGGTTTTAATCTCATTGCTTGTTATGTTGGAGGCTGCAATAACTGCAGATATAATTCTGAACAAAGATTGGGAGGAG GATTTTCCAGATGACACAACTGGGAGATTTAATGAGTTTAAGAATTTTATTAGGTCAAACTTTGAGTTGTGCCACTGGGTTGGTTTAACTATAGTGACTGCCCAG GGAATGTCCATCTTCTTGGCCATGATTCTCAAGGCTCTCAGTCCAAACAGTGGAAGCTCCTATGACAGTGATGATGATTCTATGAATGCAAGGCTTCCCCTCTTAAGGAACCAGGTTCAGCAAGGAGCAACCTATGTTTGTGACCCTCATGTTCCATATAAGAGTGACTCTTGGAAT CTTCGGTAA
- the LOC121996807 gene encoding pentatricopeptide repeat-containing protein At4g21705, mitochondrial-like produces MDSSFFSAARLLKRALESRLLRWDSALANGRHYCTRKPRRVTLQSMIWPLGDPNTNLSPVLDRWVDKRKPIRHVELQNIIRELRVRRRYRQALEVSDWMKSKKNIQFMSGDNAVHLDLIGQVHGLSSAETYFNNMCEKDKNEKTYGALLNCYVREHLIEKSLSHMEKMKELGLVSSPLAYNNIMSLYTTTGQHEKVPSVLEDMKAKNVLPDNFSYRICINSYGARSDIQGMEMILEEMEHQPQIVVDWNTYAVVANIYIKADITDKALSALKKAEEKLLKRDAVGYNHLISLYGLLGDKSEMKRLWELQKVNCKKVVNKDYTTMLGGLVKLGELEDAEVLMKEWESSDNAFDWRVPNALLVGYRKMGMIEKAEVMLDGFLKKCKTPAASSWGIVAAGYAEKNMFDKAHELMKNALCVYVSSSGWEPNATTISGILNYLGEEGEVKEVETFISLLKLAMPVDREMYHTLVKAYARAEKDASEVLQRMKDDGIEADEETEKILSSRQKNLVSP; encoded by the exons ATGGATTCCTCATTCTTCTCCGCCGCTCGTCTTCTCAAAAGAGCCCTCGAAAGTCGTCTCCTCCGCTGGGATTCGGCGCTGGCGAACGGCAGGCATTACTGCACCAGAAAACCCCGTCGTGTGACGCTGCAGTCCATGATATGGCCGCTGGGCGACCCCAACACTAACCTCTCGCCGGTGCTCGACCGTTGGGTCGACAAGAGAAAACCCATACGACACGTAGAGCTCCAGAATATAATCAGAGAGCTCCGTGTGCGCCGAAGGTACCGGCAAGCGCTGGAG GTTTCTGATTGGATGAAAAGCAAAAAGAACATACAATTCATGTCCGGTGACAATGCCGTCCATTTGGATCTAATTGGTCAAGTCCATGGACTGTCTTCCGCTGAAACCTACTTCAATAACATGTGTGAGAAAGACAAGAACGAGAAAACCTATGGTGCACTGCTGAATTGCTATGTGAGAGAACACCTGATAGAGAAATCCTTGTCCCATATGGAGAAGATGAAGGAGCTAGGATTAGTATCCTCTCCTCTGGCTTATAACAATATCATGAGCTTATACACAACTACTGGCCAGCACGAAAAGGTTCCCTCAGTCCTAGAAGATATGAAAGCTAAGAATGTCCTTCCTGATAACTTCAGCTACAGGATTTGCATCAACTCATACGGTGCACGGTCTGATATTCAAGGCATGGAGATGATCTTAGAGGAGATGGAGCACCAGCCACAGATTGTTGTTGATTGGAACACTTATGCAGTAGTCGCTAACATCTACATAAAAGCTGACATCACTGACAAAGCTTTATCTGCTCTGAAGAAAGCGGAAGAGAAGCTCCTTAAAAGGGATGCAGTTGGATACAATCATCTAATTTCGCTCTATGGGCTTCTTGGAGACAAATCTGAGATGAAAAGGTTATGGGAGCTTCAGAAAGTGAATTGTAAGAAGGTTGTAAACAAGGATTACACCACTATGCTCGGAGGACTGGTCAAGCTTGGGGAGCTGGAAGATGCTGAAGTTTTGATGAAAGAGTGGGAATCTAGTGACAATGCATTTGATTGGCGTGTTCCAAATGCTCTTCTAGTAGGATACAGGAAAATGGGTATGATAGAGAAGGCAGAGGTTATGCTCGATGGTTTCCTGAAGAAATGTAAGACTCCCGCAGCCAGTAGCTGGGGGATTGTTGCTGCTGGTTATGCAGAAAAGAACATGTTTGACAAGGCACATGAACTGATGAAAAATGCCCTTTGCGTTTATGTTTCAAGTTCCGGCTGGGAGCCAAATGCAACTACTATTAGTGGTATATTAAATTACCTTGGTGAAGAAGGCGAGGTCAAGGAAGTAGAGACTTTCATTAGTTTACTAAAATTGGCAATGCCAGTGGACAGGGAAATGTATCATACATTGGTTAAAGCTTATGCTAGAGCAGAGAAAGATGCTAGTGAAGTTCTACAGAGAATGAAGGATGATGGCATTGAAGCTGATGAAGAGACAGAGAAGATTTTGAGTAGTAGACAGAAAAATCTTGTCTCTCCATAA